The Candidatus Acidiferrales bacterium genomic interval CAAAGCGTGGGAGTTTTTCCGAATCCGTATTATACGAGAGCATACTGGGACGGAACGGGCGAACGTGAAAGAAAAATCTATTTTTATAATCTTCCCTCAAGATGCGAGATCAGAATATATACAATCGCCGGTGACATCGTGGCAACGCTCCAGCATGATGCGGCGACATACAACGGATCGGACATACAATGGTTCCAGCATTATGATTCAGACAACTTGCAGAAGATGCCAGGCGGTTTACACGCATGGGACTTGATCACAAGCGGGGATCAAGCGATCGCCACCGGACTCTATCTATTCACCGTGAAAAACCTGGACAACGGAGAAATAAAACGAGGAAAGTTCCTGGTAATAAAATAACTTACGGCAATCAACGTCTCTTACCCGGCATCAAATATTCTCGATGCCGAAGGGTGAACGTGCAGCGCCGAAAACAAGATCGAAGATAATGCCGAACGCATTGCTTCATCGCCGAGAGGTAGAAAAGAACATTTAACTACCAAAAACAACGGAGGAAAAAATGCAACGAAAATCTCTACTGCACATCCCTATAATGGGATTGATTCTATTACTTATTAGCGGACGTGTTTTCGCACAAGCGCCGGGTTATCCTGTCGTTCCGCTGGACAGTGTGAACTTCATTCCCGCAGATTCGCTAAAGATCGCCGACTCTCTCGGGACAACCGGCAGATCGAGCCTGACCAACTCAAAATACCTTGGCGACACAATAACGGTCAGCGGTATCGTCATCGCCGATCCTACCTTGATGGGGATGAGCCCCGCCAATACTTCGTTTTACGTTCAGAGTACAGACAGCGCAGAATGGGGAGGGATGAACATTTTCGGAGCATGGACCATTGCAAATCCCATTGGCATTGGTTCAGTCGATACGGGATACGTAATCCAACTGACGGGAGTTTTATCGAAATATACAGCATCTAGCATCTGCGGCAACTTTGAATTGGCGCCTATTGCCAACCAGACCATCGGAATTCAAAGCATAACTAACAGGCCATCACCTGTCGAGCTAAGTCTCAGCAATCTCGTTACGGGAGATCACTCCTCGGGAGGAAAAGTCAGCTTCGACATCGGCACGAAATATAAAGGTGCCTACGTGATAATCAGAAATGTCACGGTGAAAACACGGACCACATCGACATCATCAACTGGCAAACAGTGGACCGTTACTGTAGCCGATTCGCTAGGAAACACCATAAGTATCTATGACGCTTCAAAGTATTTCACCGCGCGGAATTTTGCAGCAAATCCCAATTACGGCCCACCTGCGATCGGTTCGAAGATTGCGTATATAAGGGGCATACTGGGTGCCTATTCAACGTACGGGTATGAGATCATTCCTCTTTATCCCGGCGACGAGGAGGTGGTCGGATTTGCTCCACTTATTACGGCCACCGGTTTCTCATCAAGGCGTTCGCCTGCATTGCCGTCACCGGATGACACGGTTGCTATCAGAGTTTCTGTGGTATCCACCGACACGGCACACCCCGCCGTCGACTCCGTCAGAGCATTTTTCTCGGTCAACGACAGCTCCTACATGCGCATGGTCATGACAGCAGATACCGGCAGCACTTACATCGCCAAGTTTCCACCAGAACCCAGCGGATCGCTGGTGAAATATTATTTTAAAGCCTGGTGCAACACGCTGGAATCGATTTCCCCCGACACGTCAAGAGCTCCGTTATTCTACTATGTGAAATCAGGTAGCCACAGTATCAAGGACATCCAGTACACTCCATTCAAAGACGCCTCCAGTAGTGTAATGGACTTGCCTATCACCGTGACGGGAATAATTCAAGCCGATACAAGCGATATTCCAGCGAAGATCGACCATAGGACTAATAATCCCAAGACTCCGTACGTTTTCATGCAAGATGCGGCGAGTGCGTGGAGCGGAATCGTGCTCTATGATAGCGTTGCCTACCAACTCCATAGAGGCGACAGTGTCTCAGTGTCGGGAACGGAGAATTATTATAATGCAGTGAATGAAATTGTAGTTGACTCCGTGAAAGTCCTCAAAAGCGGTGCACAGCCTTTTGCGCCGGTGAAATTGCAAACCAAGACATTTGGTGCCACCGTCCTGAGCGGTGACTCGACAGCTTCGAGATGGAAAGGCGTGCTCGTGGAGTTCGACAGTGTTCACATAACCAACAACGACCCCGATGCTCCCACCTACAGCATAACAACTCCGGCCGGAAGCTTCAGAGAATACATGATCAACGACGGATCCGGGGACTGCCGGGCCGCATCGGATGGCAGCAATACGTTCAGCCCTGACCCGCATGACACAACATGGGGTTACCACATCATGCCGAACGGTGCATATATAAGGAATATCATCGGAATCATGCGATATGCCAACAGCGAATACAAGATCGACCCGCGAGCGAACGCCGATTTTGTCGGAGAGGTTGACGCCGTGAAGCA includes:
- a CDS encoding T9SS type A sorting domain-containing protein; the encoded protein is MQRKSLLHIPIMGLILLLISGRVFAQAPGYPVVPLDSVNFIPADSLKIADSLGTTGRSSLTNSKYLGDTITVSGIVIADPTLMGMSPANTSFYVQSTDSAEWGGMNIFGAWTIANPIGIGSVDTGYVIQLTGVLSKYTASSICGNFELAPIANQTIGIQSITNRPSPVELSLSNLVTGDHSSGGKVSFDIGTKYKGAYVIIRNVTVKTRTTSTSSTGKQWTVTVADSLGNTISIYDASKYFTARNFAANPNYGPPAIGSKIAYIRGILGAYSTYGYEIIPLYPGDEEVVGFAPLITATGFSSRRSPALPSPDDTVAIRVSVVSTDTAHPAVDSVRAFFSVNDSSYMRMVMTADTGSTYIAKFPPEPSGSLVKYYFKAWCNTLESISPDTSRAPLFYYVKSGSHSIKDIQYTPFKDASSSVMDLPITVTGIIQADTSDIPAKIDHRTNNPKTPYVFMQDAASAWSGIVLYDSVAYQLHRGDSVSVSGTENYYNAVNEIVVDSVKVLKSGAQPFAPVKLQTKTFGATVLSGDSTASRWKGVLVEFDSVHITNNDPDAPTYSITTPAGSFREYMINDGSGDCRAASDGSNTFSPDPHDTTWGYHIMPNGAYIRNIIGIMRYANSEYKIDPRANADFVGEVDAVKQEESPTPSSFSLSQNYPNPFNPTTTIKYSIAKPGDASLKIYNILGQEVATLVNLHQAPGNYVATFDASRFASGVYFYRLNAGSFSQVKKMLLLK